Proteins from one Nitratidesulfovibrio sp. SRB-5 genomic window:
- a CDS encoding DUF3536 domain-containing protein: protein MPRNLCIHGHFYQPPREDPWLDDILPEGSAAPATDWNTRILRESYAPLGWARRLDREGRIGDILNCYEWTSFNAGPTLLRWMDRHAPDTLRRMVEGDRTSAARWGHGNAMAQVYHHVIMPLATPLDREVETAWAVADFAARFGRAPEGMWLPEAAVDTPTLETLAAAGIAFTVLAPRQARAVAALDGIDQAHAAWQPVHEGSLDIGQPYRAELPSGRSIDIFFYNGPISRAVAFEQLLRDGEIFWRRLADAARALPVPPGEECGTDGAGGTNGANRNCLLAVCTDGETYGHHFTFGEMALAHVLAQGYAGRDGVALTNFAAFLHRNPPRMRVLLHEPSSWSCAHGVERWRSDCGCTDGGHPGWNQRWRGPLRQGLDALKQGLDAHFAAAGAGLFRNPKAALLAYGQVLARSGDASAREAFAAAHLAPGIAGRQADAAWKLLAMQEAGLASFASCAWFFDEISRIEPVNAMTCALRALDLCTATGGPDLLPRFAEHLAHAVSNKPEEGSGADILSRTVLPRRGTDASLVLQALWRLRAEHGLPEPGATATHAWPGAEVDVTLDALDALDAHDAHDAPEKSGGIGGIGPDSITGTAALRLPLETEGRAVRFTWQPPGPSTSARASRITVRPAAEPHAPETSLSVADLPLNARQALLLALLHGEERNQSPRRAALARQALALVDPWEEAQHDMPASHLWADMAPHLGLALVTEPPAASLSGDESGSDAAWRQGLELLRSLQPSPRQRHGLHQLIRDHLLELLAAPAPDWDGLCGAVQRTREVAPDFDWWAVQNLMWERLQTNGAAAGTQARNCAALLGFRV from the coding sequence ATGCCCCGCAACCTGTGCATCCACGGCCATTTCTATCAGCCCCCCCGCGAAGATCCGTGGCTGGATGATATTTTGCCCGAAGGCAGCGCAGCCCCCGCCACCGACTGGAACACCCGCATCCTGCGCGAAAGTTACGCCCCGCTGGGATGGGCGCGCCGCCTGGACCGCGAGGGACGCATCGGCGACATCCTGAACTGTTACGAATGGACCAGCTTCAACGCCGGCCCCACCCTGCTGCGCTGGATGGACCGCCACGCGCCGGACACCCTGCGCCGCATGGTGGAGGGCGACCGCACAAGCGCGGCCCGCTGGGGGCACGGCAACGCCATGGCCCAGGTCTACCACCACGTCATCATGCCCCTGGCCACCCCGCTTGACCGCGAGGTGGAAACCGCGTGGGCCGTGGCCGACTTTGCCGCGCGCTTCGGCCGTGCGCCCGAAGGCATGTGGCTGCCCGAGGCCGCCGTGGATACCCCCACGCTGGAAACGCTGGCCGCGGCGGGCATCGCCTTCACCGTGCTGGCCCCGCGCCAGGCCCGTGCCGTGGCCGCGCTGGACGGCATCGACCAGGCCCATGCCGCATGGCAACCGGTGCACGAAGGCTCGCTGGACATCGGCCAGCCCTACCGGGCGGAACTGCCCTCCGGCCGGAGCATCGACATCTTCTTCTACAACGGCCCCATCTCGCGGGCCGTGGCGTTCGAGCAACTTTTGCGCGACGGCGAAATCTTCTGGCGCAGGCTGGCCGACGCGGCCCGTGCCCTGCCCGTGCCCCCAGGCGAGGAATGCGGCACCGATGGCGCGGGCGGCACCAACGGCGCGAACCGGAACTGCCTGCTGGCCGTGTGCACCGACGGTGAAACCTACGGCCACCACTTCACCTTCGGCGAAATGGCCCTGGCCCACGTGCTGGCCCAGGGCTACGCCGGGCGCGACGGTGTGGCGCTGACCAATTTCGCGGCCTTCCTGCATCGCAACCCGCCACGCATGCGGGTGCTGCTGCACGAACCCTCGTCGTGGAGCTGCGCGCACGGCGTGGAACGCTGGCGGTCCGACTGCGGCTGCACCGACGGCGGACATCCCGGCTGGAACCAGCGCTGGCGCGGCCCCCTGCGTCAGGGGCTGGATGCGCTCAAGCAGGGGCTGGACGCCCACTTCGCCGCCGCCGGGGCCGGGCTGTTCCGCAATCCCAAGGCCGCCCTGCTGGCCTACGGCCAGGTGCTGGCCCGCAGCGGCGATGCATCCGCGCGCGAGGCCTTTGCCGCCGCGCATCTGGCCCCCGGCATCGCCGGGCGGCAGGCCGACGCGGCGTGGAAGCTGCTGGCCATGCAGGAGGCGGGACTGGCGTCGTTCGCCAGTTGCGCCTGGTTCTTCGACGAAATTTCGCGCATCGAGCCGGTGAACGCCATGACCTGCGCCCTGCGCGCGCTGGACCTGTGCACCGCCACCGGCGGGCCGGACCTGTTGCCCCGCTTTGCGGAGCACCTGGCCCATGCCGTTTCCAACAAGCCGGAGGAAGGCTCCGGGGCGGACATCCTGTCCCGCACCGTGCTGCCCCGGCGCGGCACGGACGCCAGCCTGGTGCTTCAGGCCCTGTGGCGGCTGCGCGCGGAACACGGTCTGCCCGAGCCGGGAGCCACGGCAACCCACGCCTGGCCGGGCGCGGAGGTGGACGTGACCCTTGATGCCCTTGATGCCCTTGATGCCCATGATGCACATGATGCGCCCGAAAAGTCTGGCGGGATTGGCGGGATTGGCCCCGACAGCATTACCGGCACCGCCGCCCTGCGCCTGCCGCTGGAAACGGAAGGCCGCGCCGTGCGCTTCACCTGGCAACCGCCGGGACCGTCCACGTCCGCCCGCGCCTCGCGCATCACCGTGCGCCCTGCGGCGGAACCCCATGCGCCCGAAACATCCCTGTCCGTGGCCGATCTGCCCCTGAACGCCCGACAGGCCCTGCTGCTGGCCCTGCTGCACGGCGAGGAACGCAACCAGTCCCCCCGGCGCGCCGCGCTGGCGCGTCAGGCGCTGGCCCTCGTGGACCCGTGGGAAGAGGCCCAGCACGACATGCCCGCCAGCCACCTGTGGGCCGACATGGCCCCGCATCTGGGACTGGCGCTGGTGACGGAGCCACCGGCGGCCAGCCTGTCCGGCGACGAATCCGGCAGTGATGCCGCATGGCGGCAGGGGCTGGAGCTGCTGCGCTCGCTGCAACCGTCACCCCGGCAACGGCACGGGCTGCACCAACTGATACGGGACCACCTGCTGGAACTGCTGGCCGCGCCCGCGCCGGACTGGGACGGACTGTGCGGGGCCGTGCAGCGCACCCGCGAGGTGGCGCCCGACTTCGATTGGTGGGCCGTACAGAACCTGATGTGGGAACGGCTGCAAACCAACGGGGCTGCTGCCGGAACGCAGGCCCGGAACTGCGCTGCCCTGCTGGGCTTCAGGGTGTAG
- a CDS encoding sulfide/dihydroorotate dehydrogenase-like FAD/NAD-binding protein translates to MPCKILEKERLIPGQTSKLVIDAPHIAKKALPGNFVILRVCEKGERIPLTIADADPERGTITIVYLVMGKSTALLETLDAGDSILDLCGPLGKATHIEKAGTVICVGGGTGIAAMHHIAKGHHKAGNHVVAVIGARSKDLLLFYDELSSFCPEVLVSTDDGSFGHKGLVTDLLRQRLETDKTVSEVVAVGPVPMMAAVAKTTEPFGVKTTVSLNSIMVDGIGMCGACRVSVGGETRFACVDGPEFDGHKVDFNELRQRLAAFKPQEKASYDHHCKCTCAGEK, encoded by the coding sequence ATGCCCTGCAAGATACTGGAAAAAGAGCGCCTGATCCCCGGCCAGACCAGCAAGCTGGTCATCGACGCGCCGCACATCGCCAAAAAGGCGCTGCCGGGCAACTTCGTCATCCTGCGCGTCTGCGAAAAGGGCGAACGCATCCCGCTCACCATCGCCGACGCCGATCCCGAACGCGGCACCATCACCATCGTCTATCTGGTCATGGGCAAATCCACCGCCCTGCTGGAAACCCTGGACGCGGGCGATTCCATCCTTGATCTGTGCGGCCCGCTGGGCAAGGCCACCCACATAGAAAAGGCGGGCACGGTCATCTGCGTGGGCGGCGGCACGGGCATCGCGGCCATGCACCACATCGCCAAGGGGCATCACAAGGCGGGCAACCATGTCGTGGCCGTCATCGGCGCCCGCAGCAAGGATCTGCTGCTGTTCTACGACGAACTTTCGTCCTTCTGCCCCGAAGTGCTGGTGTCCACCGACGACGGCAGCTTCGGCCACAAGGGCCTGGTCACCGACCTGCTGCGCCAGCGGCTGGAAACGGACAAGACCGTGTCCGAGGTGGTGGCCGTGGGCCCCGTGCCCATGATGGCGGCGGTGGCCAAAACCACCGAACCCTTCGGCGTGAAGACCACGGTCAGCCTGAACTCCATCATGGTGGACGGCATCGGCATGTGCGGTGCGTGCCGCGTGAGCGTGGGCGGCGAAACCCGCTTCGCCTGCGTGGACGGCCCCGAATTCGACGGCCACAAGGTGGACTTCAACGAACTGCGCCAGCGCCTTGCCGCCTTCAAGCCGCAGGAAAAGGCATCGTACGACCATCACTGCAAGTGTACCTGCGCGGGGGAGAAGTAA
- the gltA gene encoding NADPH-dependent glutamate synthase translates to MTATAERKPAGGRKIAPRVDMPCQPAGERIRNFEEVALGYTQQMATEEALRCLQCKNPKCVKGCPVEVPIRDFIGQLAKGDLEGAYRTIKSTNSLPGVCGRVCPQENQCEGACVLNAKGQPVAIGRLERYVADTYMALDACDHLAARLTCPAVDPELRVACIGSGPASLTVAGYLSARGIKVTVFEALHEVGGVLVYGIPEFRLPKSAIVEKEVQALRTQEVDFVTNWVGGRTFSIDDLFAEGYRAVFIGVGAGLPRFLGVPGENLTGVFSANEYLTRVNLGRAYAFPDYDTPVYQGRNVTVYGGGNVAMDAARTALRLGAESVRIVYRRTRDELPARHEELEHAEEEGVILELLANPVAFHGDEMGRLTGVTLQRMQLGEPDASGRRSPVPVEGDTYELPTDLAVIAVGTRPNPILLEATPQLKLSRRGYIEVAEETGETSIPNVFAGGDIVTGAATVILAMGAGRRAAKEIRRRLKGGE, encoded by the coding sequence ATGACCGCCACCGCCGAACGCAAGCCCGCCGGGGGCCGGAAGATCGCCCCGCGCGTGGACATGCCCTGCCAGCCCGCCGGGGAACGCATCCGCAACTTCGAAGAAGTGGCCCTGGGCTACACGCAGCAGATGGCCACGGAAGAGGCCCTGCGCTGCCTGCAATGCAAGAACCCCAAGTGCGTCAAGGGCTGCCCCGTGGAAGTGCCCATCAGGGACTTCATCGGCCAGCTTGCCAAGGGCGACCTGGAAGGCGCCTACCGCACCATCAAGTCCACCAACAGCCTGCCCGGCGTGTGTGGCCGGGTGTGCCCGCAGGAAAACCAGTGCGAGGGCGCCTGCGTGCTGAACGCCAAGGGCCAGCCCGTGGCCATAGGCCGCCTGGAACGCTACGTGGCCGATACCTACATGGCCCTCGACGCCTGCGACCATCTTGCCGCCCGGCTGACCTGCCCGGCGGTGGACCCGGAACTGCGCGTGGCCTGCATCGGCAGCGGCCCGGCCAGCCTGACCGTGGCGGGGTACCTTTCCGCGCGCGGGATCAAGGTGACCGTGTTCGAGGCCCTGCACGAGGTGGGCGGGGTGCTTGTGTACGGCATTCCCGAATTCCGCCTGCCGAAATCGGCCATCGTGGAAAAGGAAGTGCAGGCCCTGCGCACCCAGGAAGTGGACTTCGTCACCAACTGGGTAGGCGGGCGCACCTTTTCGATCGACGACCTGTTCGCCGAAGGCTACCGCGCCGTGTTCATCGGCGTGGGCGCCGGGCTGCCGCGCTTTCTCGGCGTGCCCGGCGAGAACCTGACCGGCGTTTTTTCCGCCAACGAATACCTTACCCGCGTCAACCTGGGCCGGGCCTACGCCTTTCCCGACTACGACACCCCGGTCTACCAGGGCCGCAACGTGACGGTGTACGGCGGCGGCAACGTGGCCATGGACGCGGCGCGCACGGCGCTGCGCCTGGGCGCGGAATCGGTGCGCATCGTCTACCGCCGCACCCGCGACGAACTGCCCGCCCGGCACGAGGAACTGGAACACGCCGAGGAAGAAGGCGTGATCCTGGAACTGCTGGCCAACCCGGTGGCCTTCCACGGCGACGAAATGGGCCGCCTGACCGGCGTTACCCTGCAACGCATGCAGCTTGGCGAGCCGGACGCATCGGGCCGCCGCAGCCCCGTGCCGGTGGAAGGCGACACCTACGAACTGCCCACCGACCTTGCCGTCATTGCCGTGGGCACCCGCCCCAACCCCATCCTGCTGGAAGCCACGCCGCAACTGAAGCTGAGCAGGCGCGGCTACATCGAGGTGGCCGAGGAAACCGGCGAAACCTCCATCCCCAACGTGTTCGCCGGGGGCGACATCGTCACCGGCGCGGCCACGGTCATCCTGGCCATGGGCGCGGGACGCAGGGCGGCCAAGGAAATCCGCCGCCGCCTGAAGGGCGGGGAGTAG
- a CDS encoding late competence development ComFB family protein translates to MAPRSEKYRIGDIDLTDIRNRNELRVIKAIEQVLREPPVYTPDPKDIQDIYALALNNLTPRYAQTGTIVLRDPVRDDQIVESVRNAFVRVMERPKE, encoded by the coding sequence ATGGCGCCCAGAAGCGAGAAGTACCGCATCGGCGACATCGACCTGACCGACATCCGCAACCGCAACGAACTGCGGGTCATCAAGGCCATTGAGCAGGTACTGCGCGAGCCCCCGGTGTACACCCCCGACCCCAAGGACATTCAGGACATCTACGCGCTGGCGCTGAACAACCTGACCCCGCGCTACGCCCAGACCGGCACCATCGTGCTGCGCGACCCGGTGCGCGACGACCAGATCGTCGAATCCGTGCGCAACGCCTTCGTGCGGGTGATGGAACGCCCCAAGGAATAG
- a CDS encoding histidinol-phosphatase, whose translation MITVDLHTHTSHSHGQATVEEMFATAMDRGMEVFGFSEHSPRPLAYSYPKDYREKLTAGFPRYVDEVRALAAGRQDGRTVLLGLEMDWLPGQEPFTAETIHRYPFDYIIGGIHFLGTWGFDCTVDDWKDLAPEQASDAFERYFDSLRRMGASGMFNIAAHPDIIKIFAVDAFHEWLDRPESRQRVRDALATLRAAGMAMEISSAGLRKLCKEIYPCPTIMEMARELELPITFGSDAHCTSTVAWGFDQLEEYARRFGYTHSVWFQKGVMHQRSF comes from the coding sequence GTGATCACCGTCGACCTGCACACTCACACCAGCCATTCCCACGGGCAGGCCACCGTGGAAGAAATGTTCGCCACCGCCATGGATCGCGGCATGGAAGTCTTCGGCTTTTCCGAGCACTCGCCACGTCCCCTCGCCTATTCCTATCCCAAGGACTACCGCGAAAAGCTGACGGCGGGCTTTCCCCGCTACGTGGACGAGGTGCGCGCCCTTGCCGCTGGCCGACAGGACGGCAGGACCGTGCTGCTGGGCCTGGAGATGGACTGGCTGCCGGGGCAGGAACCCTTCACGGCGGAAACCATTCACCGCTACCCGTTCGACTACATCATCGGGGGCATCCACTTTCTGGGCACCTGGGGCTTCGACTGCACCGTGGACGACTGGAAGGATCTTGCGCCGGAACAGGCCAGCGACGCCTTCGAGCGCTACTTCGACAGCCTGCGCCGCATGGGGGCATCGGGCATGTTCAACATCGCCGCCCACCCGGACATCATCAAGATATTCGCGGTGGATGCCTTTCATGAATGGCTGGACCGCCCGGAATCGCGCCAGCGGGTGCGCGACGCGCTGGCCACCCTGCGCGCGGCGGGAATGGCCATGGAAATTTCCTCCGCCGGGCTGCGCAAGCTGTGCAAGGAAATCTACCCCTGCCCCACCATCATGGAAATGGCCCGCGAACTGGAACTGCCCATCACCTTCGGCTCGGACGCGCACTGCACCTCCACCGTGGCCTGGGGCTTCGACCAGCTGGAAGAATACGCCCGCCGCTTCGGCTACACGCACAGCGTGTGGTTCCAGAAGGGTGTGATGCACCAACGTTCCTTCTAG
- a CDS encoding ATP-binding cassette domain-containing protein, whose protein sequence is MTTTPSHHADRAAPLAVLDNVRVSFGGRRALDGASWTLRAGECWAVFGRNGAGKSTLLRVVRGTTRPDQIDGGQVTWYPPANDDAPASPGATSPGEAPASEASPGETSPLTGRALCASVSSAQQERYVRQGWLLTGEELLLTGYFDTPLLYEDPGAERIAAARDLARRLGAAHLLDVKVPAMSQGQLRLMLVARALVRQPAVLLLDEVCEGLDATARAAVLGAVDQAAALGVTVLFATHRTDQLPACLSRALLVQGGRIMAEGPLGEVMANLPADSGVCGGDGLDIPDMTVPAASGVNDVSGVQADPASPLPPVLARIERADVYVERVHVLHAIDWTIRRGENWCIIGPNGSGKSTLLRLLHGEENVAVGGDIVWFADEASCGVARREPPQQASLRDLPLLHRRVALVSDQLQATYGYDLTAEELVLTGFSGTIGLYDEPDDDQRAEAAHWLRMLGAAGLAGQRIRTLSTGQLRRVLLARALAGAPDLLLLDEPCSGLDPASRAGFLALLGQLARAGVQMVLVTHHEGDLIPEISHVLRLADGRVTRCVPRDDDGVVRDESE, encoded by the coding sequence ATGACCACCACACCTTCGCACCATGCCGACCGTGCCGCCCCGCTGGCGGTGCTGGACAACGTCCGCGTCAGCTTCGGCGGGCGCCGCGCCCTGGACGGCGCAAGCTGGACCCTGCGCGCCGGGGAATGCTGGGCCGTGTTCGGCCGCAACGGCGCGGGCAAGTCCACCCTGCTGCGCGTGGTGCGCGGCACCACCCGGCCCGACCAGATCGACGGAGGCCAGGTGACCTGGTATCCGCCCGCGAACGACGACGCGCCCGCGTCACCCGGCGCAACGTCGCCCGGAGAAGCGCCCGCCAGCGAAGCATCCCCCGGAGAAACGTCCCCGCTGACCGGGCGCGCCCTGTGCGCCAGCGTGTCCTCGGCCCAGCAGGAACGCTACGTGCGCCAGGGCTGGCTGCTCACCGGCGAGGAATTGCTGCTCACCGGCTATTTCGACACCCCCCTGCTCTACGAAGACCCCGGCGCGGAACGCATTGCCGCCGCGCGCGACCTTGCCCGCCGCCTGGGGGCCGCCCACCTGCTGGACGTCAAGGTGCCCGCCATGTCGCAGGGCCAGCTGCGCCTGATGCTGGTGGCCCGCGCGCTGGTGCGCCAGCCCGCCGTGCTGCTGCTGGACGAGGTGTGCGAAGGGCTGGACGCCACGGCCCGCGCCGCAGTGCTGGGGGCCGTGGACCAGGCCGCCGCGCTGGGGGTGACCGTGCTGTTCGCCACCCACCGCACCGACCAGTTGCCCGCCTGCCTCAGCCGCGCCCTGCTGGTGCAGGGCGGGCGCATCATGGCGGAAGGCCCGCTGGGCGAGGTCATGGCCAACCTGCCCGCCGACTCCGGCGTGTGCGGGGGGGACGGGCTGGATATTCCGGACATGACCGTGCCCGCTGCATCCGGCGTGAATGACGTATCCGGCGTGCAGGCCGACCCGGCCTCGCCCCTGCCCCCGGTACTGGCCCGCATCGAACGGGCCGACGTGTACGTGGAGCGGGTGCACGTGCTGCACGCCATCGACTGGACCATCCGGCGCGGCGAGAACTGGTGCATCATCGGCCCCAACGGCTCCGGCAAGTCCACCCTGCTGCGCCTGCTGCACGGCGAGGAAAACGTGGCCGTGGGCGGCGACATCGTGTGGTTCGCGGACGAGGCGTCCTGCGGGGTGGCCCGGCGCGAGCCGCCGCAACAGGCATCCCTGCGCGACCTGCCCCTGCTGCACCGCCGGGTGGCCCTGGTGTCCGACCAGTTGCAGGCCACCTACGGGTATGACCTGACCGCCGAAGAACTGGTGCTGACCGGTTTTTCCGGCACCATCGGCCTGTACGACGAGCCGGACGACGACCAGCGGGCCGAGGCCGCCCACTGGCTGCGCATGCTGGGTGCCGCCGGGCTTGCCGGACAGCGCATCCGCACCCTGTCCACCGGGCAGTTGCGCCGGGTGCTGCTGGCCCGCGCCCTGGCGGGCGCGCCGGATCTGCTGCTGCTGGACGAACCCTGCTCCGGGCTGGATCCGGCCAGCCGCGCCGGTTTTCTGGCCCTGCTGGGGCAACTGGCCCGCGCGGGCGTGCAGATGGTGCTGGTCACCCACCACGAGGGCGACCTGATCCCGGAAATCAGCCACGTGCTGCGTCTGGCCGATGGCCGCGTCACCCGGTGCGTCCCGCGCGACGACGACGGCGTGGTGCGGGACGAATCCGAATGA